The Paralichthys olivaceus isolate ysfri-2021 chromosome 9, ASM2471397v2, whole genome shotgun sequence genome contains a region encoding:
- the nfkb1 gene encoding nuclear factor NF-kappa-B p105 subunit isoform X2, with translation MIEAFRMGYNCGVSIHPDIDALQGEVRLPRDLHEHQRSVISSAASLQAKEMDLSVVRLLFTAFLPDSDGGFSRRLEPVVSEPIYDSKAPNASNLKIVRMDRTAGCVTGGEEVYLLCDKVQKDDIQVRFYEEDDSGLTWEALGDFSPTDVHRQFAIVFKTPKYRDQNLQRPTSVFVQLKRKSDNESSEPKPFTYHPQIIDKEEVQRKRQKTLPNFQDFSGHGGGGGLYRGGGPAAGGGPGSAGGGGGGYFQGFTTYNYGGGGGGGGGFSTGYSAALGGGGGGIKHASQSDTDDSDLDDDDSGAEVRASAQTGGTEVGERTEEGGVSVEPEPDRGEVNSRQLQALFQFSVTGDSAYLLAPQRPLMTAQDEDGDTGLHLAVLHSQQAALKSLTQVVSALPGEEVLNMRNHLYQTPLHLAVITQQKEAVEALLLAGADPTLTDRHGNTALHLASQQEGGGMVQCLLQHREVRGLMEHNNTAGLCPIHLAVLANQLSSLRELLEGGAYVEAQERSCGRTALHLATETDNVSLAGCLLLEGNAEVDCCTFNGSTPLHTAAGRGSVKLTALLVAAGADPHKENNEPLFFREDECCHDDEDEGYIPGTTPFNMAATTQVIDLLNGKKYEPRTPHGAVSRPQGDLASLDVGVKQDVCCALESEGCWEMLAHSLGLGILNTAFRLSPSPAKTLLDSYEVSGGTVSDLLAGLRSAGECRALSIVEEALRRSEETSTSVESLRAQVKADVRIDSGVCDSGVELSTA, from the exons atgatCGAGGCGTTCAGGATGGGATACAACTGTGGCGTCTCCATCCACCCAGACATTGATGCCCTGCAGGGGGAGGTCCGACTCCCCCGAGACCTCCACG agCACCAGCGCAGTGTGATCAGCAGTGCGGCGTCTCTTCAGGCTAAAGAGATGGACCTTAGTGTGGTGCGGCTCCTGTTCACAGCGTTCCTCCCTGACAGTGACGGAGGTTTCTCCAGACGACTCGAGCCCGTCGTGTCTGAACCGATCTACGACAGCA AGGCTCCGAACGCCTCCAACCTGAAGATCGTGAGGATGGATCGAACCGCCGGCTGCGTCACGGGGGGGGAGGAGGTTTATCTGCTTTGCGACAAAGTCCAGAAAg ATGATATCCAGGTGAGGTTCTATGAAGAAGACGACTCGGGGTTGACCTGGGAGGCTCTGGGAGATTTCTCACCGACAGACGTCCACAGACAG TTCGCCATCGTCTTCAAGACTCCGAAGTACCGAGACCAGAACCTGCAGAGGCCGACGTCTGTGTTCGTCCAGCTGAAGAGGAAATCCGACAACGAGAGCAGTGAACCCAAACCCTTCACCTACCACCCCCAGATCATCG ACAaggaggaggtgcagaggaagaggcagaagacGTTGCCCAACTTTCAGGACTTCAGCGgccatggaggaggaggaggtctgtATAGAGGAGGAGgtccagcagcaggaggaggtcctggctctgcaggaggaggaggaggag GTTACTTCCAGGGTTTTACTACCTATAActatggaggaggaggaggaggtggaggtggtttCTCCACAGGATACTCAGCTgctctgggaggaggaggaggaggcatcaAACACG CGTCTCAGAGCGACACAGACGACAGTGATCTCGACGACGATGACTCAGGGGCCGAGGTGCGAGCTTCAGCCCAGACTGGAGGCACGGAGGTCGGGGAGAGGACTGAGGAGGGAGGGGTCAGTGTGGAGCCAGAACCAGACAGAGGTGAAGTCAACAGCCGACAGTTGCAGGCTCTCTTCCAGTTCTCTGTAACAGGTGACTCAGCTTACCTGCTGGCTCCACAGCGCCCCCTGATGACTGCACAGGATGAGGACGGAGACAC AGGACTCCATCTGGCGGTTCTCCACAGCCAGCAGGCGGCGCTGAAGAGTCTGACCCAGGTCGTTTCTGCTCTGCCCGGAGAGGAAGTGCTCAACATGAGGAACCACCTGTACCAG ACTCCTTTGCACCTGGCGGTGATCACCCAGCAGAAGGAGGCGGTGGAGGCGCTGCTATTGGCCGGAGCCGACCCAACGTTGACTGATCGCCATGGAAACACAGCACTTCACCTGGCGTCACagcaggaggggggagggatGGTCCAGTGTTTACTACAACACCGAGAAGTGAGAGGACTGATGGagcacaacaacacagcag GTCTGTGTCCCATCCACCTGGCTGTTCTGGCCAATCAGCTGTCTTCTCTCAGGGAGCTCCTGGAGGGCGGGGCCTACGTGGAGGCTCAGGAGCGCAGCTGTGGAAGGACCGCCCTCCACCTCGCCACGGAGACCGACAACGTGTCGCTGGCcggctgcctgctgctggag GGAAACGCAGAGGTCGACTGCTGCACCTTTAACGGTTCCACCCCCCTCCACACTGCTGCAGGGAGGGGCTCCGTCAAGCTCACAGCGCTCCTGGTGGCGGCAG GGGCCGACCCTCATAAGGAGAACAACGAGCCGCTGTTCTTCAGAGAGGACGAGTGTTGCCATGACGACGAAGACGAAGGCTACATCCCAGGAACCACTCCCTTCAACATGGCCGCCACCACACAG GTGATCGATCTTCTCAACGGAAAAAAGTACGAACCCAGAACTCCTCACGGAGCCGTGAGCCGCCCACAAG gtgACCTGGCGAGCCTGGATGTGGGGGTGAAGCAGGATGTGTGTTGTGCCCTGGAGAGTGAAGGATGCTGGGAGATGCTAGCTCACAGTCTGGGCCTTGGGATCCTAAACACAGCGTTCAGACTGAGCCCCTCCCCCGCCAAGACA